A window of the Phragmites australis chromosome 20, lpPhrAust1.1, whole genome shotgun sequence genome harbors these coding sequences:
- the LOC133902535 gene encoding uncharacterized protein LOC133902535, giving the protein MMVEGLIPFVCGAIKKRRRERRTMDYERLSSSGAPPTQGRPERFAGAAYGHSQSCRFVARSPADELDLSHGERLRAGRRAPPEGLPAEQFPPAGDGRGVSRSRRFSSTRLFACVGGA; this is encoded by the coding sequence ATGATGGTGGAGGGTCTCATCCCTTTCGTCTGCGGCGCGATCAAGAagcggaggagagagagaaggacgATGGACTACGAGCGCCTCTCCTCCTCCGGCGCCCCTCCGACGCAGGGGCGGCCGGAGCGCTTCGCCGGCGCCGCCTACGGCCACTCTCAGAGCTGCCGGTTCGTCGCGCGCTCTCCGGCTGACGAGCTCGATCTCTCGCACGGCGAGCGTCTCCGGGCCGGCCGCCGAGCACCACCGGAGGGCCTCCCGGCCGAGCAGTTCCCGCCGGCCGGCGACGGACGCGGTGTGTCCAGATCCCGGAGGTTCAGTAGCACGCGCCTGTTTGCATGCGTCGGGGGTGCGTAG
- the LOC133902233 gene encoding LOW QUALITY PROTEIN: inositol-tetrakisphosphate 1-kinase 6 (The sequence of the model RefSeq protein was modified relative to this genomic sequence to represent the inferred CDS: substituted 1 base at 1 genomic stop codon): MAMGRPVRLVLESSVLLDPSVGAGGGTGDAGLRPGADALLRRLHYSNLDVAICYPEDIPTNESVFLKKIASLYSFGYMPLPVTCGNCSLNELMVEWSRTCSCFYATSRADKALFFELQNQNWRVLSVDNEHSMKDPGVLNVGRLQGLLLTLAALIKREIGSSSVLVIGYVMKQSREEDFAKRGAFPIYPSKDGLSFVPLSFELPLTPQLQEVDLLIHKVTDEIFKIDPEYSTDFPKGISFSSGMSEIIRFVEEHSEFCIIDPFKNIYPLLDRLQIQQILVRLQELGTEGKPKLRAAHSLKVDNFHDGGLQKQLAETNLSFPIIVKPQVACGVADAHNMALVFQIEEISNLSVPLPAVLQEYVDHGSKIFKFYVIGDKVFHAVRNSMPNASFLKSSSGGEPLTFNSLKTLPVATKEQQLQTRVQDNKSLDTDLVEEAANFLKELLGLTIFGFDVVVQEGTGDHVIVDLNYLPSFKEVPDSEAVPAFWDAIRQTYESKRGKIVWSFMESFSIAGTIFCPCDXRPVSPKMDRVKRFTGMAKGTSVIPVRKDEDESLVLFGELYKHEKERDVNLLEPMFSVEFEAIQGDGRMFKLPSGKRNYLLPDGEKHDYDWLKTPPATPLFPSLEMEANSSQMIFQKELPILQPVRTSRFSSKPDATVTSTRSESPTSSSSKSVTPTERPSSSSKKSLTRGAPVLSKEEDTAYRIDKRSSYTPLINRQHNAIPAARTIITVNKACRKTSGNKSSGPGSTNAVKNGAKPDKALKNVTATAVKAQSKDPSVGAKDQKADVGIARRLSCPPAATTGGNGELQVDNLQDTVAPKGRNRAATGIVRATRKGASAAEAVPATRKGASATEAVAKGRRAGEKEQRPKLGRHAKK, encoded by the exons ATGGCTATGGGGCGACCTGTTCGACTGGTGCTGGAGTCCTCAGTCCTCCTCGATCCCTCCGTCGGCGCGGGCGGCGGTACCGGGGATGCGGGGCTGCGGCCCGGGGCGGACGCGCTGCTTCGGCGGCTGCACTACTCCAATCTGGACGTG gCGATTTGCTATCCGGAGGACATACCAACTAATGAG TCAGTCTTTCTCAAAAAGATCGCAAGCTTGTACTCGTTTGGATATATGCCGCTTCCTGTAACATGTGGGAATTGTTCTCTAAATGAATTAATGGTAGAATGGAGCAGAACATGCTCTTGTTTCTATGCGACTTCGAGAGCTGACAAAGCTTTATTTTTTGAGCTTCAGAATCAGAACTGGAGAGTTCTTTCTGTAG ATAATGAGCATAGCATGAAGGATCCTGGAGTATTGAATGTTGGCAGGCTTCAGGGGTTGCTTCTCACTTTGGCTGCTTTGATAAAAAGA GAAATTGGTAGCTCATCTGTTTTGGTGATTGGATATGTAATGAAACAATCCCGCGAAGAAGACTTTGCAAAG AGAGGAGCATTCCCCATATATCCTAGTAAGGACGGTCTAAGCTTTGTTCCACTCTCATTTGAACTTCCTTTAACCCCACAACTGCAAGAAGTTGACCTGCTCATCCACAAAGTAACTGATGAGATCTTCAAGATTGATCCAGAATACTCCACCGATTTTCCGAAAGGGATTTCATTTTCTTCTGGAATGTCTGAAATCATAAG GTTTGTGGAAGAGCACTCTGAATTTTGCATCATCGAtccatttaaaaatatttacccACTACTTGACCGGCTTCAAATCCAACAAATTCTGGTTCGATTGCAAGAACTTGGCACTGAAGGAAAGCCGAAACTTCGAGCAGCGCATTCTTTGAAG GTTGACAACTTCCATGATGGTGGATTACAAAAGCAACTAGCAGAAACTAATTTATCCTTTCCAATCATCGTGAAACCACAAGTAGCTTGTGGAGTTGCTGATGCCCACAATATG GCATTAGTTTTTCAAATTGAAGAGATTAGCAACCTTAGTGTGCCTCTTCCAGCTGTACTACAG GAATATGTCGATCATGGATCCAAGATTTTCAAATTTTATGTAATTGGAGACAAAGTTTTCCATGCTGTTAGGAATTCGATGCCTAATGCAAGTTTTCTGAAGTCATCATCAGGAGGCGAACCTCTTACATTTAATAG TTTGAAGACTCTTCCGGTGGCTACTAAGGAGCAGCAACTGCAAACCAGGGTGCAAGATAACAAATCGCTGGACACCGATCTAGTAGAAGAGGCAGCAAATTTTTTAAAAGAGTTGCTTGGGCTTACAATTTTTGGATTTGATGTTGTT GTTCAAGAAGGCACCGGAGACCATGTCATAGTGGACCTAAACTATCTCCCATCCTTCAAAGAAGTTCCTGACTCTGAGGCGGTGCCTGCGTTCTGGGATGCAATCAGGCAGACATACGAGTCGAAGAGAGGGAAG ATCGTGTGGAGCTTCATGGAAAGTTTCAGCATTGCCGGCACAATTTTTTG TCCTTGTGATTAACGCCCTGTGTCCCCGAAGATGGATCGCGTGAAGAGATTCACTGGCATGGCAAAGGGCACATCTGTGATCCCGGTCCGGAAAGATGAAGATGAGAGCTTGGTTCTGTTTGGGGAGCTGTACAAGCATGAGAAAGAGAGGGATGTAAACCTTCTTGAACCAATGTTCTCGGTGGAGTTCGAAGCTATTCAAG GAGATGGTCGCATGTTCAAGCTCCCTTCAGGAAAGAGAAATTACCTCCTGCCAGATGGCgaaaagcatgattatgattG GCTCAAGACTCCTCCAGCCACACCACTGTTTCCCTCCCTTGAGATGGAAGCTAACTCCTCCCAGATGATTTTTCAGAAGGAGCTGCCTATACTTCAGCCAGTCAGAACTTCAAGG TTCTCAAGCAAGCCTGACGCAACAGTTACATCAACAAGGTCTGAATCCCCAACCTCTAGCTCCTCTAAATCTGTAACTCCCACGGAGAGACCCAGCTCTTCATCAAAGAAAAGCCTCACCAGAGGGGCTCCTGTTCTATCCAAAGAGGAGGACACAGCTTACAGAATAGATAAGAGGTCAAGCTATACACCTCTGATAAATAGGCAACACAATGCAATTCCTGCAGCTAGAACAATTATCACAGTCAACAAAGCATGCAGGAAAACCTCAGGCAACAAATCTTCAGGCCCGGGCAGCACGAATGCCGTTAAGAATGGGGCCAAACCGGACAAGGCACTGAAAAACGTTACAGCAACTGCGGTGAAAGCTCAGTCGAAAGATCCTTCAGTTGGTGCAAAGGATCAGAAGGCAGATGTTGGCATCGCCAGGAGACTGTCATGCCCACCTGCTGCAACAACGGGCGGCAACGGCGAGCTGCAGGTAGACAACTTGCAGGATACAGTGGCACCGAAAGGAAGGAATAGAGCTGCCACCGGCATTGTGCGTGCTACCCGTAAGGGCGCCAGCGCCGCCGAGGCGGTACCTGCTACCCGTAAGGGTGCCAGCGCCACCGAGGCGGTAGCGAAGGGAAGGAGAGCaggagagaaggagcagaggcCAAAGCTTGGAAGGCATGCAAAGAAGTGA